One window of Bacillus sp. THAF10 genomic DNA carries:
- the menB gene encoding 1,4-dihydroxy-2-naphthoyl-CoA synthase, with the protein MTREWISGPKNYEDILYETYNGIAKITINRPEVHNAFRPKTVMELIDAFAYARDDSSVGVIILTGAGDKAFCSGGDQKVRGHGGYVGEDEIPRLNVLDLQRLIRVTPKPVVAMVAGWAIGGGHVLHVVCDLTIAAENARFGQTGPKVGSFDAGYGSGYLARIVGHKKAREIWYLCRQYDAKEALDMGLVNTVVPLEKLEDETVQWCEEMLDNSPTALRFLKAAMNADTDGLAGIQQFAGDATLLYYTTDEAKEGRDAFKEKRKPDFGQFPRFP; encoded by the coding sequence ATGACAAGAGAATGGATTTCAGGTCCAAAAAATTATGAAGACATCCTTTATGAAACATATAATGGAATAGCGAAGATTACGATTAATCGTCCGGAAGTACATAATGCGTTCCGACCAAAGACCGTAATGGAATTAATTGATGCATTTGCCTATGCACGAGATGACTCAAGTGTTGGAGTTATTATCTTAACTGGTGCGGGAGACAAAGCATTCTGTTCTGGCGGTGATCAAAAGGTACGTGGTCACGGCGGTTATGTAGGTGAAGATGAAATTCCACGCTTGAACGTGTTAGATCTTCAACGTCTCATTCGTGTAACACCAAAGCCAGTAGTTGCAATGGTAGCCGGATGGGCAATCGGTGGCGGGCATGTTCTGCATGTTGTATGTGATTTAACAATTGCTGCAGAAAATGCACGTTTTGGTCAGACAGGTCCTAAAGTAGGTAGCTTTGATGCTGGATATGGTTCTGGTTATCTTGCACGCATCGTTGGACACAAGAAAGCAAGAGAAATTTGGTATCTTTGCCGTCAATACGATGCGAAGGAAGCATTGGATATGGGCTTAGTAAATACTGTTGTACCGCTTGAGAAATTAGAGGATGAGACGGTTCAATGGTGCGAAGAAATGCTGGATAACAGTCCTACAGCCTTACGTTTCTTGAAGGCAGCAATGAATGCTGATACGGATGGTTTAGCAGGAATACAACAATTCGCAGGCGATGCGACATTATTATACTATACAACAGATGAGGCTAAAGAAGGTCGTGACGCTTTTAAAGAAAAACGAAAGCCAGACTTCGGACAATTCCCTCGTTTCCCTTAA
- a CDS encoding DUF1540 domain-containing protein: MPREVLCEVKNCNYWGQGNQCQADEIYVVSHKGNTAHDTKDTDCKTFKPTH; this comes from the coding sequence ATGCCAAGAGAAGTACTTTGTGAAGTGAAAAACTGTAATTACTGGGGACAGGGCAACCAATGCCAAGCAGATGAGATTTATGTTGTGAGTCATAAGGGAAATACGGCTCATGATACAAAAGATACAGACTGCAAAACCTTTAAGCCTACTCACTAA
- the menH gene encoding 2-succinyl-6-hydroxy-2,4-cyclohexadiene-1-carboxylate synthase, with translation MEVNGIPYHVNTVGDGAHHLLLLHGFTGCGANFTELIKDFPEKENFTFILVDLLGHGQTSTPLHADRYQMKETVADLYTILEILNVEKCSLFGYSMGGRVALSFALQYPEIVQRLILESASPGLKKESDRHSRQKADEQLAQFILKKGIGEFVDYWTEIPLFQSQKTLAAEKQQKIYQQRLNNTPLGLANSLKGIGTGVQPSYWEKISMLTMPVLLAAGEGDAKFVQIAQEMSKKIENARFIKINDAGHAIHVEQPRKFGKIVSEFLSN, from the coding sequence ATGGAAGTGAATGGAATACCATATCATGTTAATACGGTAGGAGATGGCGCACATCACCTGTTACTTCTTCATGGCTTTACAGGATGCGGAGCAAATTTTACAGAACTAATAAAAGATTTTCCGGAAAAAGAAAACTTTACGTTCATCCTTGTAGATTTATTGGGGCATGGGCAAACAAGCACCCCCTTACATGCTGACCGTTATCAAATGAAAGAAACCGTTGCAGATCTGTATACCATATTAGAAATCTTAAATGTAGAGAAATGTTCTCTTTTTGGATATTCCATGGGAGGTAGGGTTGCCCTTTCGTTCGCTTTACAATATCCTGAGATTGTTCAAAGGTTAATTTTAGAAAGTGCTTCACCTGGTTTGAAAAAGGAATCCGACAGGCACAGCAGGCAAAAGGCAGATGAACAACTTGCACAATTCATTTTAAAGAAGGGGATAGGGGAGTTCGTTGATTATTGGACCGAAATACCGCTTTTTCAAAGTCAAAAAACCTTAGCTGCTGAAAAACAGCAAAAAATTTATCAGCAGCGATTAAACAACACCCCCCTTGGACTGGCAAATAGCTTAAAAGGAATCGGAACAGGAGTTCAGCCTTCTTATTGGGAGAAGATTTCAATGCTTACGATGCCTGTATTACTAGCTGCAGGAGAAGGGGATGCAAAGTTTGTTCAGATTGCTCAAGAAATGAGTAAAAAAATCGAAAATGCACGTTTTATAAAAATAAACGACGCGGGTCATGCAATTCATGTGGAACAACCGCGAAAGTTTGGTAAAATAGTAAGTGAGTTTTTATCGAACTAA
- a CDS encoding o-succinylbenzoate--CoA ligase — MTSLPNFLKKRAFLTPNRTAVEMGEQTITFQELYQSSVHLSRKLSFAGVKKGSTVSLFMNNSVELVQLIFALKNIGAIAVLHNTRLTSAELAYQMNDAASILLLVDDVQEWMMELSTPVITRYSLKDLEEKPCTLLDEFCLDDVTTIMYTSGTTGFPKGVKQTHGNHFWSATGSAFNLGLHEDDCWLLAVPIFHISGYSILMRSVLYGMKVRLHKRFDVDFVHQDIMTKGVTIISVVSSMLHVLIEKLGKDQYPSEFRCMLVGGGPVPQSLLMSCKEKEIPVIQTYGMTETCSQIVTLSAEYALKKIGSAGKPLFPSQLKISLHDKEAGAHIIGEIMVKGPNVTPGYFNNKAATASSIREGWLYTGDLGYLDEEGFLYVVDRRSDLIISGGENIYPAEIEAAMLSHPSILEAGVTGVKDEKWGQVPVGVVVTKKDRKLDVEELLDYLSSKLAKFKVPKELIEVDILPRNASNKLVRKELAKLFPKGEDDES, encoded by the coding sequence ATGACCAGTTTGCCAAATTTCTTAAAAAAGAGAGCTTTTCTTACTCCTAATCGAACTGCAGTAGAAATGGGAGAGCAGACCATCACCTTTCAAGAACTTTATCAATCCTCCGTGCATCTTTCCCGAAAACTTTCTTTTGCTGGCGTAAAAAAAGGATCCACCGTCTCCCTTTTTATGAATAATAGTGTAGAGCTAGTTCAACTAATTTTCGCCTTGAAAAATATTGGTGCAATTGCAGTTCTCCATAATACACGATTAACATCAGCTGAGTTGGCCTATCAAATGAACGATGCAGCATCGATTCTATTATTAGTAGACGATGTGCAAGAATGGATGATGGAGCTTTCAACACCCGTTATCACAAGATACTCTTTGAAGGATTTAGAAGAGAAACCATGTACTCTCTTGGATGAGTTTTGCCTAGACGATGTAACGACAATTATGTATACCAGCGGCACAACTGGCTTTCCTAAAGGAGTAAAACAAACCCATGGCAACCACTTTTGGAGCGCTACAGGCTCTGCGTTTAATTTAGGATTGCACGAGGATGACTGTTGGTTATTGGCAGTTCCAATTTTTCATATTAGTGGATACTCCATTTTAATGAGAAGTGTGCTATATGGGATGAAAGTTAGATTACATAAGCGATTTGATGTGGATTTCGTTCATCAGGACATCATGACAAAAGGTGTTACGATTATTTCGGTTGTCTCCTCCATGCTCCATGTACTTATTGAGAAGCTTGGAAAAGACCAATACCCTTCTGAATTCCGATGTATGCTTGTGGGAGGGGGACCAGTTCCCCAGTCATTATTGATGTCATGTAAAGAGAAAGAAATCCCTGTTATTCAAACATATGGGATGACGGAAACGTGCTCACAAATTGTCACTCTTTCAGCGGAATATGCTTTAAAGAAAATTGGATCGGCTGGGAAACCGTTATTTCCAAGTCAGTTGAAAATCTCACTTCATGATAAGGAAGCTGGTGCTCATATAATCGGAGAGATAATGGTAAAAGGTCCGAATGTGACGCCGGGCTATTTTAATAATAAAGCTGCTACTGCCTCTTCCATCCGCGAAGGCTGGTTGTATACAGGAGATTTAGGTTATCTTGATGAAGAAGGTTTTTTATATGTAGTAGATCGCAGAAGTGATTTAATCATTTCAGGTGGAGAAAACATTTATCCTGCTGAAATCGAAGCAGCCATGCTTTCTCATCCTTCGATTCTTGAAGCAGGGGTCACAGGGGTAAAGGATGAGAAGTGGGGGCAGGTGCCCGTTGGCGTTGTTGTCACGAAAAAGGATCGAAAATTGGATGTAGAGGAACTGTTAGATTATTTGAGTAGTAAGTTAGCAAAATTTAAAGTACCGAAAGAACTCATCGAAGTGGATATCCTGCCAAGAAATGCTTCGAATAAATTAGTGCGGAAGGAATTAGCGAAGTTGTTTCCAAAGGGGGAAGACGATGAAAGTTAG
- the menC gene encoding o-succinylbenzoate synthase, protein MKVRSVQLYHVSMNLVSPFRTHLETVKERDSILVKVTDEHNIHGWGEVVAFSSPWYTAETIDTAWHMLEDFFIPVLFKQEWESPKDVAKALAMWRGNEMAKAGLEMAVWDLFARRSNQSLSTYIGGVRDTVKAGVVVGIDNLPAMLQTIEQRAAEGYERIKVKIDPTNDYEMLKSIKHSFPTLDVLADANSAYTLDNIEKLKRIDSLGLLMIEQPLGASDIVEHSILQGQMETPICLDESIVSVQDAKNALYLNSCKTMSIKIGRVGGVTQAIGIHDLCQENNIPVWCGGMLEMGISRAFNIALATLSNFTIPGDISSSDRYWKRDVTFPKVEVKDGEVEVPTSPGIGFEVDEDYIKSITKITKTFTKQNIKAL, encoded by the coding sequence ATGAAAGTTAGGTCGGTACAACTATACCATGTGTCAATGAATCTTGTTTCCCCTTTTCGCACCCATCTGGAGACAGTGAAGGAACGTGACTCCATTTTAGTAAAAGTGACAGATGAGCATAACATTCACGGTTGGGGGGAGGTAGTGGCCTTCTCGTCTCCATGGTACACAGCAGAAACAATTGACACCGCTTGGCATATGCTGGAGGATTTTTTTATCCCTGTTTTATTCAAACAAGAATGGGAAAGTCCTAAAGATGTGGCAAAAGCATTGGCTATGTGGAGAGGAAACGAAATGGCCAAAGCTGGTTTAGAAATGGCAGTATGGGATCTTTTTGCAAGGAGATCTAACCAATCCCTTTCAACCTATATCGGTGGAGTGCGTGATACTGTTAAAGCCGGGGTCGTGGTTGGAATCGATAATTTACCTGCCATGCTTCAAACCATTGAACAAAGAGCTGCAGAAGGTTACGAGCGGATAAAGGTAAAAATAGATCCAACAAATGATTATGAAATGCTTAAGAGCATAAAACATTCCTTCCCCACCCTAGACGTCTTGGCTGATGCAAACTCTGCTTATACATTAGACAACATAGAAAAGCTTAAACGTATTGATTCATTGGGGCTTCTAATGATAGAGCAACCTTTAGGGGCAAGTGATATTGTCGAGCATTCTATTTTACAGGGACAAATGGAAACCCCAATCTGTCTTGATGAGAGCATTGTGTCTGTCCAAGATGCAAAAAATGCATTGTATCTTAACAGCTGTAAAACCATGAGCATCAAAATCGGCAGGGTTGGTGGAGTGACTCAGGCTATTGGTATTCATGACTTATGTCAGGAAAATAACATTCCAGTCTGGTGTGGTGGGATGCTGGAAATGGGCATCTCGCGCGCGTTTAATATTGCGCTTGCCACTCTTTCTAACTTTACGATTCCAGGCGATATTTCATCATCTGATCGCTATTGGAAACGTGATGTAACTTTTCCAAAGGTTGAGGTTAAAGATGGGGAAGTAGAAGTACCAACTTCCCCCGGAATAGGCTTTGAAGTGGATGAAGACTATATAAAATCAATAACAAAAATCACGAAAACATTTACAAAGCAAAATATAAAGGCGTTGTAA